In Vigna angularis cultivar LongXiaoDou No.4 chromosome 8, ASM1680809v1, whole genome shotgun sequence, one DNA window encodes the following:
- the LOC108345386 gene encoding uncharacterized protein LOC108345386 → MTNAISNRFFASLSIPPNRFLVPPLSHFRRCHRSRLYRKPLHERASRSVTRFSSISSSSSSYSGKPGFVGWYLRMLETYPLITKSVTSSLVFAASDITSQIITLPSFSASYDLLRTLRMAIYGLLILGPTQHTWFGFLSKIFPKTDLASTLKKILMGQFILGPIINAVFFSYNGAFQGEGVTQITARLKRDLLPTLLSGALYWPVCDFVTLRYLPVRLQPLLNSTFTYVWTIFLTYMANRG, encoded by the exons ATGACCAACGCCATTTCCAACCGCTTCTTCGCCTCCCTCTCCATTCCCCCGAACCGCTTCCTCGTCCCTCCGCTCTCACATTTTCGCCGCTGCCACCGGTCGCGTCTCTACCGCAAACCGCTGCACGAACGCGCTTCTCGCTCGGTGACGCGCttttcctccatttcctcctcctcctcttcttatTCTGGCAAGCCGGGGTTCGTGGGATGGTATCTGCGCATGCTCGAAACTTATCCTCTCATCACCAAGAGCGTAACCTCGTCACTTGTGTTCGCCGCGTCTGACATCACTTCTCAG ATCATTACACTACCCAGTTTTTCTGCTTCGTATGATCTTTTAAGGACACTGCGTATGGCAATATATGGACTGTTAATCTTGGGGCCAACACAGCACACGTGGTTTGGTTTTCTATCTAAAATTTTCCCGAAGACAGATTTGGCATCAACcttgaagaaaattttaatgGGGCAATTTATATTAGGTCCTATCATCAATGCTGTCTTCTTCTCCTATAATGGTGCTTTCCAAG GTGAAGGTGTTACTCAAATTACTGCCAGGTTGAAGCGAGATCTACTTCCTACATTGTTAAGTGGTGCTCTGTATTGGCCTGTATGTGATTTTGTGACCTTGAGATACCTTCCAGTTCGTTTGCAG CCACTGCTGAATAGCACCTTCACATATGTATGgacaatatttttaacatacaTGGCAAACAGAGGATGA